The Magnolia sinica isolate HGM2019 chromosome 11, MsV1, whole genome shotgun sequence DNA window taagggaaggtcacaatgtgggcgtccaaccatcattctccatcaatgtggacctttaacaaACATTACTCCCAAagaatgacgctcatagggtcaatcgtataatgagtccacggtctcatacaatggtctaatatacatcatcatgggcctcgcttatggggcatatacgcatcacattgagccttactcatgggccaatgtatataacatcgggtCGTATCAAcaagtcgaatcaaatgggccgatacaaatgggctgagtcaatgggccaaatcaaatgggccaaagtcaattgggtcgatcagggggccgatataaatgggccgagtcgatgggctaaatcaaatgggccaagtcaattgggtcgatcaaatgggccgaatcaaatgggctaagtcaattgggttgatcaaatgggccaatacaaatgggtcgatttaaatgggctgattcaatgggccaaatcaaataggGGTaccaatgggctgaatcaaatgagccgagtcaaatgggcctgtacaaatgggccgaatcaattgggccgatcaaatggactgatcaaatgggccgaatcaaatgggccaagtatatcacagtgggcctctaggctccaaatacatcacaataggcctttaaccatgggccccatatacgtCATATTGGGCCTCTCAAGTACAAccagtgggccgcactacttaGGCCGAACCATTCAtctatctatagagatcattttagagcattatccaaacgataaatcagatcaaaagatcatctggactataccacgaataacagtggtgataatgatttccactgttaaaatttagagggcccaccatagcatttatttcccatccagactgttcataagttcaccaAAAACCTGAACAgtgagggaaaataaatatcatattggttcaaaacttctgtaacccaaaagggagttttaatggtgggtgttcaatccactgtttcctatggtgtggtccacctgataactagatctgtcttatttttagtctcaagttgtGAGACGAGGtggtccaaaatagatggacggtttggatgcaatacaaacatcaggggtggggtccacgtacgtggcccaccagaggactaaatttgcttcattttcgTCTTAAGCCAAAGCTGAGCTCGCCATATGAATGGGCGGCGtagatacaaacatacatcacgatggactccACCTGTCCAActgatgaatggacggcgtgaatataaacatacatcacggtggactccacccaTCCAGATTgctgaacggcgtggatacaaacatacatcaatggtgggtcccacgcacgtggcccaccttacatatattataatataatataatataatataatatatcataatataatataataatatatataaattataaagagccaccgtccagacccctggatgttctggatggtggagatctcATACATATTTACATggcgggtccacacgtgtggcccacctcatatcatgataatatatattataataatatatataaatatataccaTATATCATGTTTATATAATACATGTCCAGCGTTCAGGAGGTCTGGACGCTCTCGACGACGTGGATTAATCCACATCAATATGAGGCTGGGCCCCGCCATCCTgacccctggacggtgtggagctAATGCATATgccatggtggtcccacacgtgtggcccacatcggcctcagatcaaactgatacttgtgttttccttcgatcaggcccttccaaatggattgccatgtgggccacttggtggacggcatggatgaaatacttacttcATGATAGGCCACACACACCATTCATacaagacagagagagagagagagagaaagagaaacggtgagatagagggaccccgccactatgggcccctctttatactgcatacatcaatgtggatcccacaacaagtgggcccaaaacttgaaatcaatggtggatcacccacctatatcactccttctttaactccttggacttgtatattccttgccttcacttttgatggaggttgatggtgattggaagtttgagatgggagatgagaaggtgggccacacttagcatttgggagagaggagcttggaatTTGGAAAATTACTagagaatgtgagagagagagagagagagagagagagagagagagagagagaggagtgatgggatgatatgggatgTGTGTTGTAAGGAAATgagatggagaggtaaggttCAGTTTGAAAGttagaaaaagagggatgggtaggggaagagagttgacttgggaaaaggagggatggattgcttgtacttgaggtatggagtgtacttgacttaattgattgataggacgtgttgtagagattcccttgaaatttgcaacacgcggcgtttttctcaaaatgaatgcgggccacaactcctagcctaggtattagatcggtgcgcgagtcgcggcattggaaccgcggtgacggcgcggttgctaagatataagtttcaggtcgagccgactttggtatgcaggtctcggcttaggatcgcccgcaaacgtcggatacaggtcgatgGTTCCCGGAATtcaatcgggaggaccgcggaagcctacggaacggtgcGGTCTAGAATACAGGTCTTACATAAAATTAGGTCGATCCACCCAGTAGGGAGCCACACTTGTACGTCTATTCATGCCATTGGTTGTCCATTCATTACAatggtgtggcctatctgattaGCGAATCGGCTTGATCTAGAACCCTCTCCGCGATGGGCCTGTTGCTCATTGTTTTCGGCAATTTGGTCACATCATAAGTGTAGGCATGacatacaccctgatccatagctcaagtggtaaactgaatgaaagatacctcgtttcaacacttgacgtcttggtatcgatccctagtgggggtggctaatagtgaaagTGTCAACTGATAGTGTTGTGTAGTAACAAGttaaaaccaaaagaaaaaaaagtgtagGCATGCCATAATTACATTTTGTAGCTCAATTCAAActaaacaactatgaccccaagcgtcGAGATAGACAAATACACAATATGTGATCAAGATCCAATGAGATCAGTCGCCTATTCAGTCACTCGCTTAATGTGTAAATATGATTATGCGATATTCAGAAGATAGGGTTCGTCCTCTAATGACGGGTTACACCTCTGCCTTTCATATGGAATGACTTTTCAGTACAGATAAaagagaaaataggaaatttattCTTACGGTTGGTCGTAGAGGACAACTGTGAAGTACCTTCCTAAATGAGGAACTGAATCCAGTATATGAGCGTAGACCCAAATTACAGCTATGAttaccagctacttgattaacTCGGCGAATTACATTATGGAATGTAAATAGCATGTAAAAAGTAAAGAATTATACAATGAAATGTAATTGATTGACAAAAAAAGTAAAGTGAGTACACCAAGGGATGTAAATGAGAGGTAATCaaaatgataattgaaagatatgtttgggttttgttgggttggtatgagataaAAATTCTTGTTGAATTTCTATTTATAGCCCTACCCTCGCAATCTCGATCCTTCCTACGTTTTAACGGTCACTATAACCATTCAACTCTACATGACCTTCTTTAGTCTTGCTCTTGCCATCTGTCTCGTAACCGCTTTTATATGATTGCTCTTCAATCGTTCACTTAAGCAATATTATGGCGTTGCTCGATGTGCTCCCACTATACTATCATAGGATACTCTTTATATATCTTCATATATCTCCAAATACACGAAGCAAATCCATCCATATCCCATGTAACTCTCTCTTATTGGCTTTTGTTAGGAATTGAAGACAATGTGTATAGAGAGGGCCCATCATTTGAATTGTACATATGTTCTTCGTATATGTTATGTTGCGGGAGAGGTGGGGATGCATTACTAGTTATAGTAGGCctatttgggagtgtggatttggaatcccctggattcagaacccccatgattagaaaccccctagatttgcaatcctcttagtgtgtttggcaccctggagtgtgaatcaacttttaTCCAAAAGGGGAAATCCCCTCAaatggaaaccccctggattagcaatccccagttactttatgctaccaaacaacctcggggattggaaaccccctccaatcccctccaatccacgctGCCAAACGACTAGGGATTGTAAACCCCCTCCaattcatggtgccaaacgactagtggattggaggggattggagggggtttccaatccccttggttgtttggcaacaTAAAGTAACTGAGACTTTCTAATCCCCTCTTCGAGGGGGTTTGCAAttcacggtgagagcttggattacacctaaaatcatttcaatagttgcaggtgtgacatgggtgtcactgtacactatcattctattggtcacatggcccactaaggatgatcaacaccgtccaatcATTGTTCAAGTAAATTagtatcgtccaaacattgtccctaTTAATCATCGATTAAAAATTGTCGATTAGTCACTCAAATTTGATCTTGTGCTTACGGTCAatccgagacttagaatttcatcattttcaggtacAACATATATGTGAGCAGGCTTATCAAAACCATAGCGTCAagaattatatatctcactaattaaagatattaaagttgatttagtaattaatttAAAACTCTTATAAATACTCCATGCGCATGCATAGGTACTTTGGGATTAAAGTTGATTAGACTCCAGTGCCAAATCAGGGGCTTCCAGTCacggggttccgaatccaggctCACAAGTAGTGCTCTTACAAAGGGGAATGATTGCATACAGCAGCTGTACGTGAACTCACGTACAACCATTTCTTCCACGTCAACGTGCCCCACAGGCAGAACATCCCATTCCGTGCAAAACTCTTTCCACATCACGCAGATTATCTTTTATAAAAAAGGTAAATGGATCAACTTACTagggggcccaccatcacattgaGTAATACCATCGGCTGTATAATGATTTTGTTGCCGTGTCTAGCCCGATGAGTGGATCTGCGTGATTTTTACATGAACTCATCATCGTGATCTAGCCCATCTTTTCAACGGATCAGATATTCACGGGAAAAAACGGACTGTTCGAAAGTTCACACACAGCAactgtatgtgatcatttctcccctataaatacccctcagaCACCCTCTTTCATCTGTTTCTTTCATTCTCCTCCATCAATGGCAGCGGCTTCTTCTGCAAAATCCTTCTTCCAATCCCTGAAGCGCTACTTTAAGAAACCGTGGGAGATCACCGGCCCCTGCGCCGATCCCGAGTACAGGAACGCGGTCCCCCGCGCGCTCGAGTACCGCCGCTTCTGCCCCGCCACCCAGCCGGGCGTGGCCTCCATCCCCTCGTCGGATCCGGAGACCGTCTTCgacatcaagtactacacccgGGACCGCCGGAGGGACCGACCGCCCGTCCGCCGCACCATTCTCACCAAGGCCCACGTCGAGAAGATGATGAAGGAGAAGAAGTTCGATGCCTCGGACTTCCCGCGGGTCTACCTCTCCGATGTTGTCGTCGAGGACGGGAGCACCATTGGTGGCGGGTACCAGAAATAGGTAAGGGGACGATCTCCGGGTTCCAGGAATTGGGTTTTTATCTGATTTTGTTTtcagggtttgggttttggattgCTGTTTGTTTGGATTAGGTTATGGTGGTTTTGTAGTTGGAATTTGCATTTATTAGATTTTAATTAATGGAATATGAACGTATGTTTGTTTGATTGGTTTTAGGGTAGTTTTGATGTTGGGTCTTCTGGATTGGATTTGATAATGCAATACGactgtgcaattttttttttctcctattgttttttggtttttgctTGGCCATGGATTCTTGGGTACCATTTGGATTTACCCAAACACCGTTGAATTGGATACCATTGTGATTAGAACAAATATATGCATTTGGGGCAGGTGCTTGTTATTGGATTTACATCTGAAGGGTGCATTTCTGGCGAAATCCCCTGACAGAGATTTGGACGAGCGCAACCCATCTACCCAAAAAACGGAACAACCAAACACACTGTTATGATGATTGTTTTGAATTAGTTGTAGTTTAGGGGTCATTGGATGCAAGTAAAATCTCACTTaggtgttgtttggatgcttgttaAGTGTTTGGATGGGGAAAAGCAAACATATGCATTTGGGGCAGTCACCTATTATTGGATTTACATCTGAAGGGTGCATTTCTGGCCTGAAATGGCATGAAATCCCCGGGCAGAGATTTTGGAACAGGCAAACACGCTGTTATGACCTTCTTGATTGTTTTGAATTAGTTGTCGTTTAGGGGTCGCTGGATGCAAGTAAAATCCCACTTACAggtcgtttggatgcttgtaaagtgTTTGAATAGGGAAAAGGGGTATGAAGTGTTTACAAGTTGTAAACAGTTCAGACCAAAATCCCCACTTTTGTTTCCTGAAAAAAAGCTGTGTTTCAGTTTACAAGCGGTTACAGCTTTTTGAATTCCTCTTTATTAAAGAGAAATCCAGCCAACCTTCCAAAACCCACAacgtctctccctccctcccacaCTCGAATATTTGGGCATGACTTTGTGGCATCAAACCTTCACTTGAGttagtgggccacttttgtggcacatatgatgattgcTTTAGCCTAAGGATCGGTTCAAGGCTTTATCACAATAGGCTCAACCCAATGGTCATTCTTATATCAAGATTTCATGTGGGATTTATTGCTTCAAGCTTTGTATGGTGTGAATACTCACTTTTTACTTATTAAACACATCTAATGATTGCTTTAGCCTAAGGATCGGTTCAAGGCTTTATCACAATAGGCTCAACCTAATGGTCTACTCTATCTTATATCTAGCGCTCGTGTGAGATTTATTGCTTCAAGCTCTGTTTGGTGTGAATACTCACTTTCTACTTGTTAAATACTTCACCAATtagccatttaaaaaaaaataaaataaaattatatatatatgatgaacgTTTTACTAGTTAGCCAGACATGATAGAAACAATTTATATGAGAAACTCTCTATATGTAATGATTAGTGTGTTGACAACTTCACATTAATAGGATTATACAAGCATCCAAACCACCCCTTATGTAACATGTTTACACAGGTAAACTGTTTCATTTGGAGATGTTTGTGCACTGGTCTTTCACAGGTAAGCTGTCTCATTATAAATAGTTTCTTATGTTTGGGTATTGGTAAAGAGTAAATAAAAGATAGAACGTGTGGGTATTCACATGAGGCAGAACTTGAAGCGGTAAATCACCCCACCATGTCAAATAGCATGATGTGCGCATGATATAAGATATGAATTGGGCTAGATTTATTATGATAAGGCCTTGGGCTGAAGAGTAGGCTAACCCAATCTTCAGGTGGGTTACAAAAGTTGGCCTACTAACCAATGCAtaacaaaaattcaaaattactaaaaaaagagattctttttcctcttttttattttttattttttgggtggggggatttgaggggaaaAAAGGTCCAATTGTCATAAATTTGGTTTTTAGGTGAATATGCCATCGTATGCGATGGCACAATTGCATAAAACCGCATAAGCGGTCACATAGAAACACTATGCGACTGCATAACCCCAAAAAACCCATTTTTAGCATATGCAGTTGATGAGGACATTCGAGCACCATTCAGAGTATAACTAGAGGAGGAGGAGAGCTTTGGCCCCAGTTCCAACATCTCTATGGTTAGATGATCATAATATGGGGTTTAGATCGAGTACGTAGTCGCATTGGAAGATCCCACATGCATCTTTGATgatcccacactgggaagatgcatgtgggctacatATAAGAGTTTATTGATCACATCTAGACAGTTGGATTGAGTGGACGTTTTCATCGGACTGTTGGATTTTGCGCGTTGGATCATCCGGACCATTGGCCCATCTTGATCATTGGGCCATCTTGGATGTGGACATCATGGGACATTAGTTTAGTTAttttctcatttattttatttaatttgtgCGTTGTTTTATGTTTTAGTTGATTTAGGGgttattttagatattttagaGTAATAGGGGTGTTTTTGTAAAAACATCCCCAAATAGATTATAAAGGCTTGGGCGTGTGAGTGCCCTAGCATTATTATGCATTGAATATAAAAAATCTCTTCTTGCTTGAGCAAAGAAAACCTCCTGTGATTGAAGTAGTGTGAAGACATGGAGTGATTCCATCttatctctcttattctcttctttCAAGGTattatctttctttctctctctctctctctctctctctctctctctctcttttttttttttcctctctctctctctctccatttctttcaatctctctctatttctctctattCTTTTATTTCCCTTTTGTTCTCCTCTAAAAAAAACCCACCTAAACCTAGATCTACCACAACCATACAACCGTACGGACCCTCACCCTTGACAGTATGACCGTGTGAATGTGACAGTACGACTGTAACCGTACGACCGTCTGTATGGCCATCTTATTccccctttctctccctctttgatCCTTCATCCTTTCCCCTTAAATCTTATAACCCTAAAAGGCTAAAACCCTAACCTAGAACCTAgattcccaaaaccctaatctcCAAATCCTAGCTTCCCGAATCACAAAATCCTAAcccaaaatctcccaaatctcaaaacccaaatccCAACCTCTAATCCTAAAATCCTAATCCAATCCCCCAATTTCCTAATCCTCAAATTTAACCCTAACCCACCAAAACCCTAACTAGGACAAGTGATTACCTTTGAATCAAGAGTAATctctatgctagatggaagttctaccttctATTGATCCTAATCGATTCATATTTTGTTAGATCTACATTGCGGGATTGTTTATGGCTTTGAACTGGAACATGTTTTGTTATTTGTATTATTTAACTTCGAGATAGAGTAATTTTATTTTGTGTTTCGATTGCTTTAATTAATCCATTATTTAGTTTCAACACATCATTGTAGGTTAGACCATCCGTCTTGCATTAACGCTTCACATGCTTGAAATGGCTTCAACGATTATGTGATCGCACTTAACAACGTTGGTGCACTCATAGAGTGAGTAGATCAACTCATTCACACGGAAGTTGATCTCATTAATCAAGTGGGAGAGCTTCACCATGGAGGGAATTTGGAGATTGAAGTTGGTGCACAAGGGCACATAGAGGGAGGTCCCCACCAAGCTTCTAGTAACAACAGGTGGCCTTGGATGCCGAAGATACCAATGATCAAATTCTTCAATTGTTGAAATACAATAGAAAGCTTGGAACAAAGGCAAAAATTATAGAGTTCCACGATCGCTTGCATGTTGTCGACTTCGTTGATTTGCTCAACAAGGTGGAAAAAGTGTTAGAGTGCATGGTGATCCCAAATAATCTGAAGGTTGAATTAGTAGCCATGATGTTTTAGGTCATGCGTTACCATTTggaaaaagatgaagaaaaaaaggaagtTCTTACCCACAATTTATGCCCATGATCTCCATCAAAGATTTCACAATCTGCATAAAAGGAAATTGGTTAACGAATTCATTGAGATATTCCATATCTTAACATCATGGATGTGGTTTGGTCAATTTGATGGCCAAGAAATTCAAGATATATAATGGTCCTAGCTGGGCGTAAAGGAATGAATTGGTTTTCAAAGATGTATTTAAAATGTCCAATACACACACGCTTGGGCGATGTTTGGATTGCAAGTATtccataaaaatcaatggaaaaggaAATTTGTTTCCTTTGTTGTGACAAGTAAGAATCTTTGGATATAGTGGGAATGAAATGATTTCATAAAGCAATCATTACACTTATCCATAGTTAAGATTCTTTGGCATAACAAACAAGGTGACTATTATCTAATGAATATGAGACATCCATCTGTTATCCAAACAAGACCCTTAAAGGTATAATTCATTTGGCCTCTTTGAGTAAGAAAATCCAGAGGAAGAAGTGGATTCGCGACGCAATGGGACATATTGGGAGACTGTTAGGGTTATCTTTCGGCGACTGTCCAGAGGACTTTCTTGCCCTATTCCAGTGTGTCGAGAATAGAGGACGACCATTGGATCCAAATAGAACTCCCCAGAGACGAACCTCAAGGGCAGGAAAACTCGGCATCCAAGTTGCACCTCATGAACGACAGAGGCGAAAAGGGTCTGCGGGGATGCGATGTTCTTTCATGGAATTTTCAGGGGGTGGGGTCTAAGCAAAAAAGAAGGCTCATCAGGAACAGCTGTAGTAGATGTAATCCCCACATTATTTGCCTCTAGGAAACCAAAGTGAACCGATTAGACAATTGTCTTATGAGATCGCTCTGGAAGGCTTCGGATGCTAAATGGGTGGTAAAGGATGCATCTGGCAGCTCTGGGAGTATTCTGATTGCCTGGAGATCAGCGTATTGGTCTCTCCTCAACAGCTCAGTTGGGAATTTCTCGATCACAGCTATTCTGCGAAACAAcgcaatggctacggattttcTGATCTGCTCCGTTTACGGCCCTACCAACAATGATCTGAGGAAAGACTTTTGGAAAGAACTATCATTAATTTGTCAGAGTTTCAGCGGTCCAATGTGCTTTGCTGGAGATTTCAACACCATCAGGTTCTCGACTGAGAAATCCACGGGGAGCAAAATGAAGTCCTATATGGTCGCCTTCTCTGACTGGATCGACGGTAACTGTCTGATTGATCTTCCTTTATTCGGCTCCAGATTCACCTGGGCAAATGGGAGGCTTGACCCGATTATGTCCAGGTTGGATCGTTTTATTATCTCCACCGATTGGCTGGACCACCTACCTTCCTCCTCTCAATCAGTCCTCCCCAGGACTACTTCAGATCACTGGCCCCTTATTCTATCGGCTGAGGAGGAAGACTGGGGTCCCAAGCCATTCCGTTTTGATATCTCATGGCTCCATGTTGCAGGTTTCAAACCCATGGTGGTTGACTAGTGGAAGTCTCATGGCTTTGCGGGACATAGCCTCTGGTCCAAGCTAAAGATGCTGAAAGAAAAACTCAAGCAGTGGTCAAAGGAGGAACGGCGAAGATCGGAAGAGGAGATGGATTCGATCCTTTTAGAAATCTAGAAAATCAATGCCACTGCTGAATGCACCCCAATGTTGAAAGAGGTTCTGGCGAATAGAATCTATTTTATTCAATCCCTATCAGCTAAAGTCTTGCAAGGTGAAATCTCGAAATGGATCAAGGAAGGAGATAGGAATACAAGGTACTTCCATGGCGTAGCCAGCATGCATGCAAAGGTCAATCGCGTCAGTAGCATATCTATAAACGGCAACCGCATCGAAGACAGAGAGTCGATTATTAGGGAAGCTATTTCATATTTTCAAGGGCTCCTTCAAAACGAGGGATGGTCCAGGCCTCGGCTGGATAATCTATCTTTCCTAAGTATCAGCGAAGATAATACTACTTTCCTGGAACAGTGTTTCTCtgtggatgaagttaaaaaagCAGTGATGGACTTAGGTGGAGACAAGGCCCCCGACCCAGATGGCTATCCGATTATTTTCTTCCAATCCTTCTGGGATCTCCTTCAGGATGAGGTTATGGCTTTTATCAATGAATTTTATGAACGAGGTAGAGTATCTAATAATATTGGGGCGACTTTTATCAAGCTCATTCCAAAGTTTTCTTGGGCTTCAGAGTTCAGTGAATTCAAACCAATTAGCCTCATTGGTAGTCTGTATAAGATCCTGGCCAAGGTCCTTGCTATAGGCTGCAGAAAGTGATCGGCTCTATCATCACCCCTAACTAGTGCGCCTTCATCTCGGGTAGATAGATCATCGGCGGAGCTCTTATTGCAAACGAATGCCTCCATTCCTGTCATCGATCAAAGAAGAAATTTATTTTCTGCAACCTGGACATGGAGAAGGCTTATGATCACGTTGAATGGGATTTCCTTTTATATTTGATGAAGCGTATGGGGGTCGGCgagaaatggaggagttgaaTAGGGTAATTCATCAGTTCGGCTTATTTTTCAATCCTTTTGAATGGATCGCCCAAAGGATTCTTCAAAAGTTCTCGTGGGCTCAGACAAGGCGATCCTCTCTCCCCCCTCCTTTTTCTAATCATCGGCGAGGTCTTATCTGCGATGCTTCTCAAAGGCCAGAAGGAAGGCATTCTTAGGGGAATTTAAATGAAAGGACTGCAAGACCCTATCTCTCACATGCAGTTTGCGGATGACATCCTTATTTTCTCTGAAGCAAGCACAAAATCTGTTGCCAATTTGAGAACAGTTATTAGGTGTTTTGAAGCATTTGCGGGTTTGAAGGTAAATATGTCCAAATCCAAAATTTATGGGATTGACTTGGATATCCAGGAGGTTAGAGACTTAGCAGAATTAATGGGATGTTCATCGGGGTCCTTCTCGACTTCTTTCCTCGGTCTCCCTTTATGTCTTGGGTCGCCCAAAAAAAATCAGTGGGACAAAGTTATtcagagattccatcaccaccTGTCTAGGTGGAAATGTCATTATCTTTCTATTGGGGGCCGTCTTACGCTGATTAAAGCAGCCCTGTCTAATCTCCCTACTTATTTCATGTCCTTGTTTTGATGCCATGCTAAGGTCCTCAAGGATATAGATTCCCTCAGACGCAATTTTCTTTGAAGAGGCAacgaagaaaagaagaaattcaaTCTTATGAAGTGGAAGCAGGTTTGCAAGCAGATTAAGGATGGAGGAGCTGGTATAAAAGACTTAAATTTGATGAATCGGGCCTTttagggaaatggatttggagactcGACACTGAAAAGGACTGTCTGTGGAACAAAATCCTCAAAGCTAAATACGGGAGCTCTGATGGGGGGTGGTGGACGAGACAATCCTCTTCCTATAGGGCATCTGCAATCTGGAAAGGCATTTGCCAAATGAAAGATGAGATGATCCAAAGGATTGGATTTGAAGTTGGCAAGGGAGATTGCATACGATTTTGGATGGACACTTGGATTGGCGAAATTCCGCTGAAAGACAGATTTCCCACCATTTATCGCCTGGCTGCAAACCGCAACAGTTTTATAGCTGAAAACTACTCTATACAAGCTGACAAGGTGGCCTGgaacattcaatgcagaagaaaTCTGGAGGATTGGGAGATTACTGAATTAGTGGAGCTAATGGACTGCATTCAGCCTGCGCTTCCTAATCAGGAACGTAAGGATATCATCATCTGGAAGGCAGACAAATCGTCTGTCTTCACGGTCAGGTGGTTATGGACGGTGGATTAATGTACCTAAGACATGATAAGACCACTTTTTTCACATGCTTTATGTGTTGGCTATTGGGCGCCTATCTTTCGAATGTCCTCTTACATCTTTCTGCAGTTAAAGTGAATTTGCTTGAGGATTGAGAATACGTCAAAGGCACTCCCCATTGCATGTAAATGAAAGTAGTGCATGTCATA harbors:
- the LOC131219384 gene encoding uncharacterized protein LOC131219384 — encoded protein: MAAASSAKSFFQSLKRYFKKPWEITGPCADPEYRNAVPRALEYRRFCPATQPGVASIPSSDPETVFDIKYYTRDRRRDRPPVRRTILTKAHVEKMMKEKKFDASDFPRVYLSDVVVEDGSTIGGGYQK